A single Armatimonadota bacterium DNA region contains:
- a CDS encoding proteasome subunit alpha, translating into MTRGGQGGFAELVGFEAAPVQDFQVHGTTVLALRYDEGILVLADRRATMGNLIMYEHAEKILPLDDTVVVAISGAYARSIEIGRYLRHSFKYYERLNLVEISSEGKLMEISRALRGNLPAVNEGLGLFLPIAAAYDKSTDSFGVYFFDAAGARFQSSDYACAGSGSERIRGVFEYLIRTKGPWANRPFGDVLKEGLTMLDIAADLDSATGGFRKILPSAFVLDRQGVREISGSELGAAADDVIEAVKRKE; encoded by the coding sequence ATGACTCGAGGCGGCCAAGGGGGCTTCGCCGAACTCGTCGGATTCGAGGCGGCCCCTGTCCAGGATTTCCAGGTTCACGGGACGACCGTTCTCGCCCTCCGGTATGACGAGGGCATCCTCGTGCTGGCCGACAGGCGTGCGACGATGGGGAACCTCATCATGTACGAACATGCGGAGAAGATCCTCCCGCTCGACGATACGGTCGTCGTCGCCATCAGCGGCGCCTATGCCCGTTCGATCGAGATCGGGCGGTACCTCAGGCACTCGTTCAAGTATTACGAGAGGCTGAACCTGGTCGAGATCTCGTCCGAGGGCAAGCTGATGGAGATCAGCCGGGCCTTACGCGGAAACCTGCCTGCCGTCAATGAGGGGCTCGGCCTGTTCTTGCCGATCGCGGCCGCCTACGACAAGTCGACGGACTCGTTCGGCGTCTACTTCTTCGACGCGGCGGGCGCAAGGTTCCAGAGCTCGGACTATGCGTGTGCCGGATCAGGGTCGGAGAGGATCCGGGGTGTCTTCGAGTATCTGATCCGGACGAAAGGGCCATGGGCGAATCGGCCGTTCGGCGATGTTTTGAAGGAAGGCCTGACCATGTTGGACATAGCCGCCGACTTGGATTCGGCGACCGGAGGCTTTCGGAAAATCTTGCCGTCGGCGTTCGTGCTCGACCGTCAAGGCGTGCGTGAGATTTCCGGTTCGGAACTCGGAGCGGCCGCTGACGACGTCATCGAAGCTGTCAAACGAAAAGAGTAA
- a CDS encoding proteasome accessory factor PafA2 family protein has translation MWPILVGLETEYGLAVEGRGAGDQVDDAMALVRSSPYGRRSVWDYRSESPRADLRGFVQQALAVDPEDAKFDVGRRPTMDEDVRSDVVLPNGARLYNDHGHPEYSTPECWSLLELERQDAAGESAVLDAAAGFSRDHGLAVTLYKNNTDGHGASYGTHENYLVPRYLGFARTSSAVLPVLIARQLLCGAGKVGSESGVHCDYQMSQRADFFTEVWSVDTLYRRPVFNTRDEPHADPERWMRLHVICGDANRIGTAVRRKVGLVKLALWLESVERAPVWRLSDPVGSFQAVSRDLTGEGRIALEGGNWTTAASVIASYVEAAERFLDPSFPGVEEALQEGRECCGTADLVRSAPEDFARTVDWAAKGRAIGAYLEESDSDWSDPVARSTDLAYHDVDPVDGLYAVMAGLGMVEPAVSQEIKASRLERCHESTRARARGKAVRSFSSSLKGASWGRLTFETEAGVRTAALAPDGCYPESLESVDSLDEFLDALEERR, from the coding sequence ATGTGGCCGATCCTGGTCGGACTGGAGACCGAGTACGGTCTGGCGGTCGAGGGCCGGGGAGCGGGCGATCAGGTCGACGATGCGATGGCGCTCGTACGGAGTTCTCCGTACGGGCGTCGTTCCGTTTGGGACTACCGTTCCGAATCCCCAAGGGCCGACCTGAGAGGCTTCGTCCAGCAGGCTCTGGCCGTCGACCCTGAGGACGCGAAGTTCGACGTGGGCCGTCGCCCGACGATGGACGAAGACGTGCGGTCCGACGTGGTCCTTCCGAACGGTGCGCGGCTGTACAACGATCACGGCCACCCGGAGTACTCGACCCCCGAGTGCTGGAGCCTTCTGGAACTGGAACGTCAGGACGCGGCGGGTGAAAGCGCCGTCCTTGACGCAGCGGCCGGATTCTCCCGGGACCACGGTCTGGCCGTCACGTTGTACAAGAACAACACGGACGGGCACGGCGCGTCGTACGGCACCCACGAGAACTACTTGGTGCCGCGGTACCTCGGGTTCGCCCGAACGAGCAGCGCCGTCCTTCCCGTCCTCATCGCGAGGCAACTCTTGTGCGGAGCCGGGAAGGTCGGTTCCGAATCAGGGGTCCATTGCGATTATCAGATGTCGCAACGGGCCGATTTTTTCACCGAAGTCTGGAGCGTCGACACGCTGTACCGACGGCCCGTTTTCAACACCCGGGACGAACCTCACGCCGATCCGGAACGTTGGATGCGGCTTCACGTCATCTGCGGAGACGCCAACCGTATCGGCACGGCCGTCCGCCGAAAAGTCGGCCTGGTCAAGCTCGCTCTCTGGCTCGAGTCCGTGGAGCGGGCCCCGGTTTGGCGGCTGAGCGACCCGGTGGGATCGTTCCAGGCCGTGAGCCGCGATCTGACGGGAGAAGGACGGATCGCCCTCGAAGGAGGCAACTGGACGACGGCCGCATCCGTCATCGCATCGTACGTCGAGGCCGCCGAAAGGTTCTTGGACCCGTCGTTCCCGGGTGTCGAAGAGGCCCTCCAAGAAGGAAGAGAGTGCTGCGGAACGGCAGACCTGGTCCGTTCTGCACCAGAGGACTTCGCCCGTACGGTCGACTGGGCGGCGAAAGGTCGGGCTATCGGAGCCTATCTGGAGGAGTCGGATTCCGATTGGAGCGACCCCGTGGCACGGTCGACCGACCTAGCCTATCACGACGTCGACCCGGTGGACGGTCTGTACGCCGTCATGGCGGGACTGGGAATGGTGGAGCCGGCCGTGTCCCAAGAGATCAAGGCGTCCCGGCTCGAAAGGTGCCATGAGAGCACCCGGGCCCGGGCAAGAGGCAAGGCCGTGCGGTCCTTTTCTTCATCGCTCAAGGGAGCGTCCTGGGGGCGGTTGACGTTTGAAACAGAAGCGGGCGTCCGGACCGCCGCGTTGGCACCGGACGGGTGCTATCCTGAGTCGTTGGAGTCCGTAGACTCGCTCGACGAATTCTTGGACGCCCTCGAGGAACGACGATGA
- the plsX gene encoding phosphate acyltransferase PlsX → MKIAVDAMGGDHAPKEIVQGVIEASPLVGHELLLVGRPDAVRAVSPDGLPENVTIVSASEVIEMDEKPIEAIRKKKDSSLVLAANLVKSGEAQALVSAGNTGAATAASLLAWRQIEGVHRPAIASVLPNAFGHFLLLDAGASPDVDPVHLLEFGQMGRAYAEKVMGKPSPKVHLLNIGEEPGKGNAFAKEAYDLMAKHDWFVGNIEGQDMFHSRCDVVVCDAFVGNIVLKTAEGVAEFIVDEIRSQVPTGLPRLLYLPMKRVMAPLKKKMDYAEYGGSPLLGLNGICVIGHGRSNAKAIKNAILIAVKAAENDLVGTIRGYMSEEKVACP, encoded by the coding sequence ATGAAGATCGCCGTCGACGCCATGGGGGGAGACCACGCCCCGAAGGAGATCGTCCAAGGCGTCATCGAAGCTTCGCCGCTCGTCGGGCACGAACTCTTGCTCGTCGGTCGGCCGGACGCGGTGCGCGCCGTTTCTCCGGACGGCCTGCCCGAAAACGTGACGATCGTCTCGGCTTCGGAGGTCATCGAGATGGACGAGAAGCCGATCGAGGCGATCCGGAAGAAGAAGGATTCGTCGTTGGTCTTGGCGGCGAACCTCGTCAAATCGGGCGAGGCCCAAGCGCTCGTCTCGGCAGGCAACACAGGTGCGGCGACAGCCGCGTCGCTTCTGGCTTGGCGACAGATCGAAGGCGTCCACCGTCCAGCCATCGCCAGCGTCCTACCGAACGCGTTCGGACACTTTCTCTTGCTCGACGCCGGGGCGTCCCCCGACGTCGACCCCGTCCACTTGCTCGAGTTCGGCCAAATGGGGCGCGCCTATGCCGAGAAGGTCATGGGCAAACCGTCGCCCAAAGTCCACTTGCTCAACATCGGCGAAGAGCCCGGCAAAGGCAACGCGTTCGCCAAGGAGGCCTATGACCTGATGGCCAAGCACGACTGGTTCGTCGGCAACATCGAAGGTCAAGACATGTTCCACTCAAGGTGCGACGTGGTGGTCTGCGACGCCTTCGTCGGTAACATCGTTCTCAAGACGGCCGAAGGCGTGGCAGAATTCATCGTCGATGAAATCCGGTCGCAGGTCCCGACGGGCCTGCCGCGGCTCCTGTACTTGCCCATGAAGCGCGTCATGGCGCCTTTGAAAAAGAAGATGGACTATGCCGAATACGGCGGCTCCCCCTTGCTCGGATTGAACGGGATCTGTGTCATCGGGCACGGACGGAGCAACGCCAAAGCGATCAAGAACGCGATCCTGATCGCGGTGAAGGCGGCCGAGAACGACCTGGTCGGGACGATCCGAGGGTACATGTCCGAGGAAAAGGTGGCCTGCCCGTGA
- a CDS encoding HDOD domain-containing protein, producing the protein MISSRLGKGVEGVSVPSVLGGIGEGARQCLQNLSALAHLYGNRPMAERALSQDARLIGQVCGVLSGGLVGEPGVVYQNLTQAFDCHGCDDVVFAAQFVRACQLADLTSAKAGLDPDAFVRHAVATSAGTAHLAQQEGADPAEARMAGLLHNVGVLLLAGSLQGRYGAVLTGLAGAGLALHEAEVQSLGFDHQAVGGAALAQYAFPSTASNGASAHHGDISTMAADIKRVAVAASVAHQLGNTMGICDACPPLQPSDIGTDETGMCGIAEAAVLAAGRVDVVLAKARTKCA; encoded by the coding sequence ATGATCTCCTCGAGGCTTGGAAAAGGCGTCGAGGGCGTCTCGGTTCCGTCGGTGCTGGGGGGCATCGGCGAAGGAGCGCGGCAGTGCCTTCAGAACTTGAGCGCCTTGGCCCATCTTTACGGGAACCGGCCCATGGCCGAACGCGCCCTTTCGCAGGACGCGCGCCTCATCGGTCAGGTGTGCGGCGTCCTCTCCGGAGGCCTCGTCGGCGAACCGGGAGTCGTCTATCAGAACCTGACGCAGGCGTTCGACTGTCACGGGTGCGACGACGTCGTCTTCGCCGCCCAGTTCGTCAGAGCGTGCCAGTTGGCAGACCTGACGTCCGCAAAGGCGGGCCTGGATCCGGACGCGTTCGTCCGCCACGCCGTCGCGACTTCGGCGGGTACCGCCCATTTGGCGCAGCAGGAAGGGGCCGACCCGGCCGAAGCGAGAATGGCCGGACTTCTGCACAACGTGGGCGTCCTGTTGTTGGCGGGCTCGCTCCAAGGGCGTTACGGAGCGGTCTTGACCGGCCTGGCCGGGGCGGGGCTCGCGCTCCACGAAGCCGAAGTCCAGTCGCTCGGTTTCGACCATCAAGCCGTCGGCGGTGCGGCCCTCGCTCAATACGCCTTCCCGTCTACGGCCTCGAACGGAGCTTCGGCCCATCACGGAGACATATCGACGATGGCCGCGGACATCAAACGGGTGGCGGTCGCGGCGTCAGTAGCGCACCAACTCGGTAACACGATGGGGATCTGCGACGCCTGTCCACCGCTGCAACCGTCCGATATCGGAACGGACGAAACCGGAATGTGCGGGATCGCAGAAGCGGCCGTCCTCGCTGCAGGACGTGTGGACGTGGTCCTGGCAAAGGCCCGAACCAAGTGCGCCTGA
- a CDS encoding DUF2961 domain-containing protein has protein sequence MTMLSLVLLAPQVTLAGLIQDMTDPGTLTRYPDPAYITRQASSYDRASVKPGDPTWFANADAGQFIRHESVDGRMEHVLMDASGPGCIVRIWSPNPAGVLRVYLDGDPKPALIGNTAALLSGQGGFPSPLAEVTSSGWTLHYPITYQKSAKVTVDDSDKDAGGKMYYQVQYRTYSAGTSVEPFSVNSAQVTGAAQKLTAAVDKPPSTQDRDWTTHDLAMGSFGFANGRGPGVITEIAFQLPPEPKDAAWTDPRRWHNILRSQQMIVKIDGEKCVDAPLGDFMGVPVGVWPLKTLPQTATKDGLLVFRLPMPYRDGFNIEVECSAKVRTVVKMAVKTAPYRWDDRSMHLYAQWKAYKGGTRPMADLEFLRTTGKGVYVGCNVSVDNPVAAWWGEGDEKISIDGEGFPSTFGTGTEDFFGYGWCDPHLFMHPFRSQGRCDGPGNKGHTCVSRFQYLDRLPFTNQFHFDLELWHWADCQVQYGRTVYWYAMPGSAGPQSDEGVEFLPPFIDGPVKVKGAVEGEEATILEKSGGETEVQGFDGLSGGKQIWWRDAKQGDRLVLDVPVAASGRYRIIGKFCFARDYGVHKMTLGDLSFKQDFFGELGWKSVELGKVDLKQGKARFTVENTGSNPKAEPRRMFGLDYLLLLKE, from the coding sequence ATGACGATGCTGTCGCTTGTCCTGTTGGCCCCGCAGGTGACGTTGGCCGGATTGATCCAGGACATGACCGATCCTGGGACGCTGACCCGTTACCCGGATCCCGCCTACATCACGAGACAGGCCAGCAGCTATGACCGTGCCTCTGTCAAGCCGGGCGACCCGACCTGGTTCGCCAACGCCGACGCGGGCCAGTTCATCAGGCACGAGTCCGTCGACGGCCGGATGGAGCACGTGCTGATGGACGCTTCCGGGCCCGGATGTATCGTCCGCATCTGGTCGCCGAACCCGGCAGGAGTCCTTCGGGTCTACCTCGACGGCGACCCGAAGCCGGCCTTGATCGGCAACACGGCCGCCCTCTTGTCCGGCCAAGGAGGGTTCCCGAGCCCGCTAGCGGAAGTGACGTCGAGCGGTTGGACGCTCCATTATCCGATCACGTACCAGAAGTCGGCGAAGGTCACCGTGGACGATTCGGACAAGGACGCAGGCGGGAAGATGTACTACCAGGTCCAATACCGGACGTACTCCGCAGGCACGTCGGTCGAGCCGTTCTCCGTGAACAGTGCGCAGGTCACGGGCGCCGCACAGAAACTGACGGCCGCCGTCGACAAGCCGCCGTCGACCCAAGACCGAGACTGGACGACGCACGACCTCGCCATGGGAAGTTTCGGTTTCGCCAACGGTCGGGGCCCGGGCGTGATCACGGAAATCGCGTTCCAACTTCCCCCCGAACCGAAGGACGCCGCCTGGACCGACCCTCGGAGATGGCACAACATCCTACGTAGTCAACAGATGATCGTGAAGATCGACGGGGAGAAGTGCGTCGACGCGCCACTCGGTGACTTCATGGGCGTCCCCGTCGGGGTATGGCCGCTCAAGACGCTGCCTCAAACGGCGACAAAGGACGGGCTTCTGGTCTTCAGGCTTCCGATGCCCTATCGGGACGGGTTCAACATCGAAGTCGAATGCTCGGCCAAAGTCCGGACCGTGGTCAAAATGGCGGTCAAGACGGCCCCTTATCGTTGGGACGACCGCTCGATGCACCTTTACGCGCAATGGAAGGCCTATAAGGGCGGAACGAGGCCCATGGCCGACCTGGAGTTCCTCCGGACGACGGGCAAAGGCGTCTATGTCGGCTGCAACGTTTCCGTCGACAACCCCGTCGCCGCGTGGTGGGGCGAGGGAGACGAGAAGATCTCGATCGACGGTGAAGGGTTCCCGAGCACGTTCGGCACCGGGACGGAGGACTTCTTCGGCTACGGTTGGTGCGACCCGCATTTGTTCATGCACCCGTTCCGGTCTCAAGGCCGGTGCGACGGGCCAGGCAACAAAGGCCACACCTGTGTGAGCCGGTTCCAGTACCTCGACCGGCTCCCGTTCACAAACCAGTTCCATTTCGACCTCGAGCTCTGGCATTGGGCCGACTGCCAGGTCCAATACGGCCGGACCGTCTACTGGTACGCGATGCCCGGCTCAGCCGGACCGCAGTCCGATGAAGGCGTCGAGTTCTTGCCGCCGTTCATCGATGGACCGGTCAAGGTCAAAGGCGCGGTCGAGGGCGAGGAAGCGACGATCCTTGAAAAGTCCGGCGGCGAGACGGAAGTCCAAGGGTTCGACGGCCTCTCGGGCGGCAAGCAGATCTGGTGGCGCGACGCCAAGCAAGGCGACAGGCTCGTCCTGGACGTCCCCGTCGCCGCGTCGGGCCGGTACAGGATCATCGGCAAATTCTGCTTCGCGCGCGACTACGGCGTGCACAAGATGACTCTTGGAGACCTGTCGTTCAAGCAGGACTTCTTCGGCGAACTCGGCTGGAAGTCGGTCGAGCTCGGCAAAGTCGACTTGAAGCAGGGCAAGGCCCGGTTCACGGTCGAGAACACAGGGTCCAATCCGAAGGCCGAGCCCCGGCGGATGTTCGGCCTCGATTACTTGCTGCTTCTGAAGGAGTAG
- a CDS encoding ubiquitin-like protein UBact, with product MTVNTERIQRRELTEPERKSVDDDGPSKPGIDRPKVPSELLKRMKNIDPNQAKKYRQRSGQ from the coding sequence ATGACGGTCAATACTGAACGGATCCAACGGCGAGAACTCACGGAGCCCGAACGCAAATCGGTCGACGACGACGGGCCCTCGAAGCCCGGGATCGACCGGCCCAAAGTGCCGAGCGAACTGCTGAAAAGGATGAAGAACATCGATCCGAACCAAGCGAAGAAGTACAGGCAGAGATCCGGTCAATGA
- a CDS encoding DUF177 domain-containing protein yields the protein MKREGLLDLNEAVQHPGKKLTFAIVTRLDQEADIDLLDPVSGELQAVSTGNLLLLDSKFSTRAVSECARCGAPIDCEVSFVMSDQFQVEGVPASYSRDGYARVVTDEPEPMFNENALIVDNYVRQGLLINLPAQPLCSGSWDVPCPEGRPDTVQTEPTVHPALKGLASLKTEDDE from the coding sequence ATGAAACGCGAGGGCCTTCTCGACCTGAACGAGGCGGTCCAGCATCCCGGCAAAAAGCTGACCTTCGCGATCGTGACGCGCCTTGATCAGGAAGCGGACATCGACCTCCTCGACCCGGTGAGCGGCGAGTTACAGGCCGTCAGCACCGGAAACCTGTTGTTGCTGGACTCGAAGTTCTCCACCCGCGCGGTGTCGGAGTGCGCCCGGTGCGGCGCGCCGATCGACTGCGAGGTCTCGTTCGTCATGTCGGACCAGTTCCAAGTGGAAGGGGTTCCCGCATCGTATTCAAGGGACGGGTACGCTCGTGTCGTCACGGACGAGCCCGAACCGATGTTCAACGAGAACGCGCTGATCGTGGACAACTATGTCCGCCAAGGGCTCCTGATCAACCTTCCGGCACAACCGCTCTGTTCGGGGAGTTGGGACGTCCCTTGCCCAGAGGGTCGTCCCGACACTGTCCAGACCGAACCCACAGTCCACCCTGCCCTCAAAGGACTCGCCTCCCTGAAGACCGAGGACGACGAATGA
- a CDS encoding riboflavin synthase has translation MFTGIVQAVSEVSAFEDGRLVVNDPGTWRSDPFRLGESIAVNGCCLTLTCYSEGLAFDLSHETLRRTALCRLSHGGRVNLERALRMEDRLGGHFVQGHVDATGTFLGRRPEGNAFVFRFSVPDDRYIVDKGSVTLDGISLTVVGPTGGEFDVWVIHHTMRHTTLGDLSPGDPVNVEYDMLARYVERLLSRE, from the coding sequence ATGTTCACGGGCATCGTCCAGGCCGTGTCCGAGGTTTCCGCTTTCGAGGACGGCAGGCTCGTCGTCAACGACCCCGGCACCTGGCGCAGCGATCCTTTCCGACTTGGCGAGTCCATCGCGGTGAACGGGTGTTGTCTGACGCTGACCTGCTATTCCGAGGGCTTGGCGTTCGACCTTAGCCATGAAACGCTCCGCCGAACGGCGCTCTGCCGGTTGAGCCATGGGGGACGGGTCAATCTGGAGCGCGCGCTCCGGATGGAGGACCGACTAGGAGGTCACTTCGTCCAGGGCCACGTCGATGCGACCGGCACGTTCCTTGGCCGACGTCCGGAGGGGAACGCCTTCGTTTTCCGGTTTTCCGTACCGGATGACCGCTACATCGTCGACAAAGGTTCTGTGACGCTCGATGGGATCAGCCTCACCGTCGTCGGACCGACGGGCGGCGAGTTCGACGTCTGGGTCATCCACCACACGATGCGGCACACGACGCTCGGCGACCTCTCTCCGGGCGATCCGGTCAACGTCGAATACGACATGCTCGCCCGGTACGTCGAGCGGCTTCTTAGCCGGGAATGA
- the rpoN gene encoding RNA polymerase factor sigma-54 produces MARRIDFGQTLRTGTTLRIDPKVILSSQVLELSQVELEQFVESEINENPALERIDDGPSAPSQDEILKIVAPGELSPSGECHELWRSLPKDTASEVDWVELTAMTDSLADHLRAQLSAKLPSSPALLVEYLVGSVNERGYVTSEPEEVALACHVSLEEAQEAFEALKTCEPLGVGAADLKECLNLQLRFAQSDAEKLARLIVRNDWDELVAKDLRSIRKRYRVPAELVESAMEVIIGLNPFPGEGYAPATVQSREPVSTAYPDLVLHRDESGWTIDVTGPGQGSLRLARGYERRRQELEAMSRPPKDEKRHVGEFLERANRFIEALSQRGLLMRRIGQYLIERQHGFVSTGEYRFLVPLTRCQMAQDLGTHESTVSRATNRKFVQLANGEVVPFEVFFKPALRVQKLIEEILATENPDSPLSDESIARILDAQGIKVARRTVNKYRDRNRTLSSRRRKSA; encoded by the coding sequence ATGGCACGACGGATCGACTTCGGACAAACGCTTCGGACAGGGACGACCCTGCGGATCGACCCCAAAGTCATCCTCTCGAGCCAAGTGCTCGAACTCAGCCAAGTCGAACTCGAGCAGTTCGTCGAATCGGAGATCAACGAGAATCCCGCCTTAGAGCGTATCGATGACGGGCCGTCGGCGCCTTCGCAGGACGAGATCCTGAAAATCGTGGCCCCGGGCGAACTGTCCCCCTCGGGCGAATGCCACGAACTCTGGAGGTCCTTGCCCAAAGACACGGCGTCGGAAGTCGACTGGGTGGAGCTGACGGCGATGACGGACTCGCTGGCCGACCACTTACGGGCCCAGCTGTCCGCGAAGCTTCCTTCTTCGCCCGCCCTGCTGGTCGAGTACCTCGTCGGTAGCGTCAACGAGCGCGGCTATGTGACGTCAGAGCCCGAGGAAGTGGCTCTGGCTTGCCATGTCAGCCTCGAAGAAGCCCAAGAGGCTTTCGAGGCCCTCAAGACGTGCGAGCCGCTCGGGGTCGGTGCGGCGGATCTCAAAGAGTGCCTCAACCTTCAGCTCCGGTTCGCCCAGAGCGACGCGGAGAAACTCGCGCGGCTCATCGTCCGGAACGACTGGGACGAACTGGTGGCCAAAGACTTACGATCGATCCGAAAGCGCTATCGCGTGCCGGCGGAGCTCGTCGAGTCTGCCATGGAAGTGATCATCGGCCTCAACCCGTTTCCGGGCGAAGGGTACGCCCCGGCGACCGTCCAGTCCCGTGAGCCTGTTTCCACGGCCTATCCGGACCTGGTCTTGCACCGAGACGAGAGCGGTTGGACGATCGACGTCACCGGCCCCGGACAGGGGTCGTTGAGGCTCGCTCGTGGCTACGAGCGGCGACGGCAAGAGCTTGAAGCGATGTCGCGACCACCGAAGGACGAGAAGAGGCACGTGGGCGAGTTCCTGGAAAGGGCGAACCGGTTCATCGAAGCCCTGTCGCAACGGGGGCTCCTGATGCGGCGGATCGGCCAGTATCTGATCGAGCGGCAGCACGGGTTCGTCTCGACAGGCGAGTACCGATTCCTGGTCCCCTTGACGCGTTGTCAGATGGCCCAAGACCTGGGGACGCACGAGAGCACCGTCAGCCGGGCGACGAACCGCAAGTTCGTCCAACTCGCGAACGGCGAAGTCGTACCTTTCGAGGTGTTCTTCAAGCCTGCCCTGAGGGTCCAGAAGCTGATCGAAGAGATCTTGGCCACGGAAAACCCGGACAGTCCCTTGAGCGACGAATCGATCGCTCGGATTTTGGACGCCCAGGGGATCAAGGTCGCTCGACGGACGGTCAACAAGTACCGCGACCGCAACCGGACGCTCTCGAGCCGCAGGAGAAAATCGGCGTAG
- a CDS encoding glycine--tRNA ligase subunit beta, translated as MPELLFELGCEELPAGSVAKAAQELSEAVIKRLSEAGVPMGSVTTKYTPRRLVTSVADVADRQPDQEATVRGPSLKAAYDSEGKATKALEGFCRGQGADLAQVTDDAEYVWVTKRTGGRPTAELLAEYLPAAVQDVSWPKTMRWADGTLRFARPIRWILAVFDGQTVPFAIEGVASGATSTGHRFWSTGTFEAKCLTELDAGLTARNVRLDQDQRAAAVRSRVLELAGEAPEELVVENANLTEWPEVHLGEFKPEFLELPDPVLTTVMAKHERFFPVRDGQGRLTNRFVAVRNGGVEDVVREGNAWVLNARFNDARFFYEEDRKHTLEDFLERTAQMSYHDALGNVRQRAERLSSLTSKVALWSGADAEEAAWAAEAGRLAKADLTTGLVSELDELQGVVGGEYARSEGRPDAVCWAVWSHYDLTRNEQADCAGARTALRLTAADQLDKLAGFLGIGKVPSGSSDPFGLRRAANMLIQIALRDWPSRPGSFLPAFDAALEGYARQGVVLDTETARSSFLDLLDNRYASYDFDGAPYHVVDAAKLEGASLADPRAVRFRVLVMSAFAQDADFVRTALRPTNIVSAAVKKGALDSSKAWDEDGLQSDEGSALWAAVVRQRPLAEQACQAEDKEGLIAAVRPLAAPIDAFFDSTMVMVDDPAVRNARLGMLAECDAVFKLAGDFTKVVIPG; from the coding sequence ATGCCCGAGCTGCTTTTCGAACTTGGCTGCGAGGAGCTTCCCGCAGGCTCGGTGGCGAAGGCGGCACAAGAGCTTTCCGAGGCGGTCATCAAGCGTCTGTCCGAAGCCGGCGTGCCTATGGGAAGCGTCACGACGAAGTACACGCCCCGACGGCTGGTCACGTCCGTCGCCGACGTCGCCGACCGGCAGCCTGACCAGGAGGCGACGGTCCGGGGCCCGTCGCTCAAGGCGGCGTATGACTCCGAAGGCAAGGCCACGAAGGCCCTGGAGGGGTTCTGCCGGGGTCAAGGCGCCGACTTGGCCCAAGTGACGGACGACGCCGAGTACGTGTGGGTCACGAAGAGGACCGGAGGAAGGCCGACGGCCGAACTCTTGGCCGAGTACCTGCCCGCCGCTGTGCAGGACGTTTCCTGGCCCAAGACGATGCGATGGGCCGACGGGACGCTGCGCTTCGCCCGGCCGATCCGGTGGATCTTGGCCGTCTTCGACGGTCAGACCGTCCCTTTCGCGATCGAAGGGGTCGCGTCCGGCGCGACGAGCACGGGACACCGATTCTGGAGCACCGGAACGTTCGAGGCCAAGTGCCTGACCGAACTCGACGCAGGCCTGACCGCCCGGAACGTCCGGCTGGACCAAGACCAGCGCGCGGCCGCCGTTCGGAGCCGCGTCTTGGAGCTCGCCGGTGAGGCGCCCGAAGAGCTCGTGGTCGAGAACGCGAACCTGACGGAATGGCCGGAAGTCCATCTCGGTGAGTTCAAACCGGAGTTCTTAGAGTTGCCTGACCCGGTCTTGACGACGGTCATGGCCAAGCACGAACGGTTTTTCCCCGTCCGAGACGGTCAGGGCAGGCTGACCAACCGGTTCGTCGCGGTGCGGAACGGCGGCGTGGAGGACGTCGTCCGCGAAGGCAACGCTTGGGTCCTGAACGCGCGGTTCAACGACGCTCGGTTCTTCTATGAGGAAGACCGGAAGCACACGCTCGAGGACTTTCTGGAGCGGACGGCGCAAATGAGCTATCACGACGCCTTGGGCAACGTGCGACAAAGGGCGGAGCGGCTGTCGTCGCTGACCTCGAAAGTCGCCCTTTGGTCGGGTGCCGACGCGGAAGAAGCGGCGTGGGCGGCCGAGGCGGGACGCCTTGCAAAGGCGGATTTGACCACGGGACTCGTGTCGGAACTGGACGAACTTCAGGGCGTCGTCGGTGGCGAGTACGCGCGCAGCGAGGGTCGACCGGACGCCGTGTGCTGGGCCGTTTGGTCGCACTATGACCTGACCCGGAACGAGCAGGCAGACTGTGCCGGAGCGAGGACGGCCCTTCGGTTGACGGCGGCCGACCAGCTCGACAAGCTCGCAGGTTTCCTGGGCATCGGCAAAGTCCCTTCGGGCTCGAGCGACCCGTTCGGTCTGCGCCGCGCGGCGAACATGCTGATCCAGATCGCCCTCCGCGACTGGCCGTCGCGTCCAGGATCGTTCCTACCTGCCTTCGATGCGGCCCTTGAGGGGTACGCCCGTCAAGGCGTAGTGCTCGACACCGAAACCGCCCGCTCGTCTTTCCTCGACCTTCTCGACAACCGTTACGCGTCCTATGACTTCGATGGAGCGCCGTACCACGTCGTCGATGCCGCGAAGCTCGAGGGGGCCTCTTTGGCCGACCCGAGGGCGGTCCGGTTCCGCGTCTTGGTAATGTCCGCATTCGCTCAGGACGCAGACTTCGTCCGGACAGCGCTCAGGCCGACGAACATCGTCTCCGCCGCCGTGAAGAAGGGCGCGCTCGACTCTTCGAAGGCATGGGACGAGGACGGCCTTCAGTCCGACGAAGGTTCGGCGCTTTGGGCCGCCGTCGTCCGTCAACGACCCCTCGCGGAGCAGGCCTGTCAGGCTGAGGACAAAGAGGGTCTGATCGCGGCCGTCCGACCTTTGGCCGCGCCGATCGACGCGTTCTTCGATTCGACGATGGTCATGGTCGACGACCCCGCTGTGCGGAACGCGAGGCTTGGGATGCTGGCCGAGTGCGACGCGGTGTTCAAGTTGGCGGGCGACTTCACGAAGGTCGTCATTCCCGGCTAA